One Thermosphaera aggregans DNA segment encodes these proteins:
- a CDS encoding aconitase X catalytic domain-containing protein, translating into MYLTPFQERMLKGEFGWVYAKALEIIVKVGEALGSDRLVEITHAHVSGVSYSNIGEPGLEFLRDFYRERPRFRVYTTINPGCVDYGMLSQVIDNKYFSKQALIDEALVGMGGKPVFTCIPYYHRPPMPGEHLAWGESSAVIFANSYFGARTNREGGPLALASALTGFTYLHGLHSLENRVARVLVELSPLIDNKPLSLAGLWIGENIRDIPVVKIREKPLHEIKALLAAMAASGSHALAVLDGITPRETYKTEIEETITLEPSDVEKYVGELPGLGGTVLGYIGCPHTHPEELVALKRLLEKYREPRRGKLLVTMPPELASTYSPLMKFLLSRKVDIALGTCPVVSVLKKKYDYMLTNSGKAYFYMRKIHGLKAGIAGLKEIVESIYA; encoded by the coding sequence ATGTATCTCACTCCTTTTCAGGAGAGAATGCTTAAAGGAGAGTTCGGATGGGTTTACGCTAAAGCGCTCGAGATAATTGTGAAAGTAGGCGAGGCCCTGGGCTCTGACAGACTTGTGGAAATCACACATGCACACGTATCCGGTGTCTCATACTCGAACATAGGCGAACCCGGGCTGGAGTTCTTAAGAGACTTCTACAGGGAGAGGCCAAGGTTCCGAGTCTACACCACCATAAACCCAGGCTGCGTCGACTACGGAATGCTCTCCCAGGTAATTGACAACAAGTATTTCAGCAAGCAGGCATTGATAGATGAAGCACTGGTTGGAATGGGCGGTAAGCCCGTGTTCACCTGCATACCCTACTACCATAGACCGCCGATGCCGGGCGAGCACTTGGCATGGGGCGAGAGCAGTGCCGTGATTTTCGCCAACTCCTACTTCGGGGCTAGAACAAACCGTGAGGGCGGGCCCTTAGCGCTGGCTTCAGCCTTAACAGGTTTCACATATCTTCACGGTCTTCATAGTCTTGAAAACAGGGTTGCAAGGGTTCTGGTCGAATTATCACCATTAATTGATAATAAGCCCCTATCTCTAGCCGGCTTGTGGATTGGGGAAAACATTAGGGACATCCCCGTTGTAAAGATTAGGGAGAAACCTTTACACGAGATTAAAGCTCTACTGGCAGCGATGGCGGCATCCGGATCCCATGCACTAGCAGTGCTCGACGGCATAACCCCTAGGGAAACTTATAAAACAGAGATAGAGGAAACCATTACCCTGGAACCTAGCGACGTGGAAAAATATGTTGGAGAGTTGCCTGGTCTAGGCGGGACTGTTTTAGGATATATAGGATGTCCCCACACGCATCCAGAAGAGCTTGTTGCTCTCAAGCGCTTACTTGAAAAATATCGAGAGCCCAGGAGGGGCAAGCTTCTCGTTACAATGCCACCTGAGCTTGCCTCCACCTATTCTCCCCTGATGAAATTCCTCTTGTCGCGGAAGGTGGACATAGCCTTGGGAACCTGCCCTGTCGTATCCGTGTTAAAGAAGAAATATGATTACATGTTGACGAATAGTGGAAAGGCATATTTCTACATGAGGAAGATACATGGGCTTAAAGCAGGTATTGCAGGCTTAAAGGAGATAGTTGAAAGCATCTACGCTTAA
- a CDS encoding aconitase X swivel domain-containing protein: protein MSLKWRIKRVVDGDCSGEPVVLNQYLSFFGEVDPVRGVVRADFGEVEMAGRVLVFKGSRGSTVGSYIIYALKKNNVHPCCMIVKEVEPILIAGCVLAGIPLFIVEEFEEFSTILSNKKLVTHREGEDYVTVE from the coding sequence GTGAGTTTGAAATGGAGGATTAAACGAGTGGTTGATGGCGACTGCTCCGGAGAACCTGTTGTTTTAAACCAGTACTTAAGCTTCTTCGGTGAAGTAGACCCTGTCAGAGGAGTTGTCAGAGCAGACTTTGGCGAAGTTGAGATGGCTGGAAGAGTGCTTGTTTTCAAGGGTTCGCGAGGAAGCACTGTGGGCTCATACATCATATATGCTTTGAAAAAGAACAACGTCCATCCATGCTGCATGATCGTTAAGGAGGTGGAGCCCATCTTAATAGCAGGATGCGTGTTAGCGGGCATCCCCTTGTTTATTGTCGAGGAGTTCGAAGAGTTTTCAACAATATTATCCAACAAGAAACTTGTTACACATAGGGAAGGGGAGGATTATGTCACGGTTGAGTAG
- the tmk gene encoding dTMP kinase — protein sequence MSRLSRGFFIVLEGIDGAGKTTLAKMLIDMFKSKGMEAVYTYEPTDSLIVRAVKGEYSSYRDAYVDALAFALDRLIHVKTLIQPMLEKGVCVVSDRYFYSSIAYQSAMGAPFEWVVEVNKYALKPDLAIYLDIPPEVAMARRQGLPSRFPEFEEKEFLNRVRQNYKRMVAQGWLLEVDATREVQAVYSEVLEKVRSLFSSGMV from the coding sequence ATGTCACGGTTGAGTAGAGGGTTTTTCATAGTGTTAGAAGGCATTGATGGTGCAGGGAAAACCACGCTTGCGAAAATGCTAATAGACATGTTTAAATCAAAGGGGATGGAGGCTGTTTACACTTACGAGCCAACAGACTCGCTAATAGTTAGAGCCGTTAAAGGGGAGTATTCTTCCTACAGGGATGCCTATGTTGACGCCTTAGCCTTCGCCCTCGACAGGCTTATCCATGTGAAAACCCTGATACAGCCAATGCTTGAGAAAGGGGTTTGCGTGGTCTCGGACAGGTATTTCTACAGCAGTATAGCCTACCAGTCAGCCATGGGGGCTCCCTTCGAGTGGGTTGTGGAAGTGAACAAGTATGCTTTGAAACCCGACCTGGCAATATATCTTGACATTCCCCCCGAGGTAGCCATGGCTAGGAGGCAGGGGCTCCCTTCAAGATTCCCCGAGTTCGAGGAGAAAGAGTTTCTCAACAGGGTTAGGCAGAACTATAAGAGAATGGTTGCCCAGGGATGGCTCTTGGAGGTTGACGCTACAAGAGAAGTGCAAGCAGTCTACTCGGAAGTACTTGAGAAGGTTAGATCGCTCTTTAGTAGCGGCATGGTTTAG